One genomic region from Geothermobacter hydrogeniphilus encodes:
- the hflX gene encoding GTPase HflX, whose product MAVIHGTTTGLKASRIQALERIYRRRIPGGEVITGELARYLTELSFELRRQIGIIVDRRGTVLHVILGDDREIVIPDLSDYGLGRSGLRGLRCIHTHLRQEPLSQDDINDLSLLRLDLMVAIGVDDQGLPGRTEIAHLLPTNPAGTTCERLSFADFYQLDLVFDAFIHALDDELERDLAATVDLDDGRERAILISVNGGKPRQVEESLAELAELARTADVQVLDRVVQRTHRIHPRYLMGEGKLKEVVIRALQQRATMLIFDHDLAPAQVGAIAAITDLKVIDRSQLILDIFARRAHTRDGKVQVELAQLKYILPRLTGRGTAFSRLMGGIGGRGPGETKLEIDRRRTRDRIRRLEKQLQELTRGRRQRRQRRVRAGVPVISIVGYTNAGKSTLLNALTQSATFTEDLLFATLDTASRRLRFPSDREVIITDTVGFIRQLPKSLLGAFRATLEELEDADLILHLVDLSNPQFESQISAVEKILQDLNLQHLPRLLVFNKIDQVPEEELQPLCRRFGALPISALQRRSFDPLLAELERRFWPEEARNT is encoded by the coding sequence ATGGCAGTCATCCACGGTACGACCACCGGGCTCAAGGCGAGCCGGATCCAGGCTCTGGAGCGGATCTACCGACGGCGGATTCCGGGCGGGGAGGTGATCACCGGCGAACTGGCCCGCTACCTGACCGAACTCTCTTTCGAGTTGCGCCGGCAGATCGGCATCATCGTCGACCGTCGCGGCACGGTCCTGCATGTCATCCTTGGTGACGACCGGGAAATTGTCATCCCCGACCTTTCCGACTACGGCCTGGGGCGCAGCGGGTTGCGCGGCCTGCGCTGCATCCACACCCATCTCCGGCAGGAACCCCTTTCCCAGGATGACATCAACGATCTCTCGCTGCTGCGCCTTGATCTGATGGTGGCCATCGGGGTCGACGATCAGGGCCTGCCGGGACGGACCGAAATCGCCCACCTGCTGCCGACCAACCCGGCTGGAACCACATGCGAGCGTCTTTCCTTTGCTGACTTCTACCAGCTCGATCTCGTTTTTGACGCCTTTATCCATGCCCTCGACGATGAACTGGAGCGGGATCTTGCCGCCACCGTCGATCTCGATGACGGCCGGGAACGTGCCATCCTGATCTCGGTCAATGGCGGCAAGCCGCGCCAGGTCGAGGAATCTCTGGCCGAGCTGGCCGAGCTGGCGCGAACCGCCGATGTCCAGGTGCTTGATCGGGTCGTGCAGCGGACCCACCGCATTCATCCCCGCTACCTGATGGGGGAGGGGAAGCTCAAGGAGGTGGTGATCCGCGCCCTGCAGCAGCGGGCCACCATGCTGATTTTCGACCATGACCTGGCACCGGCCCAGGTCGGGGCCATCGCCGCCATCACCGACCTCAAAGTTATTGATCGCAGCCAGCTGATCCTCGACATCTTCGCCCGCCGCGCTCACACCCGCGACGGCAAGGTGCAGGTCGAGCTGGCACAGCTGAAATATATCCTGCCGCGCCTGACTGGCCGGGGGACGGCCTTCTCCCGCCTGATGGGGGGGATCGGCGGTCGCGGACCGGGGGAGACCAAGCTGGAAATTGACCGTCGCCGGACCCGTGATCGTATCCGCCGGCTGGAAAAACAGTTGCAGGAGCTGACCCGCGGTCGCCGCCAGCGACGCCAGCGACGGGTTCGCGCCGGAGTCCCGGTCATTTCCATCGTCGGCTATACCAACGCCGGCAAGTCGACCCTGCTCAACGCCCTGACCCAGAGCGCGACCTTCACCGAGGACCTGCTTTTCGCTACCCTCGACACCGCCAGCCGCCGCCTGCGTTTCCCCAGTGATCGCGAAGTGATCATTACCGATACCGTCGGTTTCATCCGCCAGCTGCCGAAGAGTCTGCTCGGCGCCTTTCGCGCCACTCTTGAAGAACTGGAGGATGCCGACCTGATTCTGCACCTGGTGGATCTTTCCAACCCGCAGTTCGAATCTCAGATCAGTGCCGTGGAAAAGATCTTGCAGGATCTCAACCTGCAGCATCTCCCCCGGCTGCTGGTCTTCAACAAGATCGATCAGGTCCCCGAGGAGGAACTGCAACCCCTCTGCCGACGGTTCGGGGCCCTGCCGATCAGTGCCCTGCAGCGCCGCAGCTTCGACCCCCTGCTGGCGGAACTGGAGCGGCGTTTCTGGCCGGAAGAAGCTCGAAATACTTGA
- a CDS encoding Smr/MutS family protein, whose protein sequence is MASRKSKKDFNNSPFKKLKGLSVPSPAKTPAPLPKPAPPTPAEAEEDFASAMDALGVARFSDGEDRSHPPVDLGEDPPTVPKSPASDEDEFLAALGQLDVCFVDELPEEEESTAAPRRMKQLQRGRLRVERDLDLHGLSRARAEEVFRHFLVDARYQGWTTVRVITGRGLHSPDGPVLRDAIEQLLKRESFTEVVEWGRAPRNLGGQGALILFLRTTPRD, encoded by the coding sequence ATGGCCTCCCGCAAGTCGAAAAAAGATTTCAACAACAGCCCCTTCAAGAAACTGAAGGGGCTTTCTGTTCCGTCGCCGGCGAAGACACCGGCGCCCCTGCCGAAACCGGCCCCGCCGACACCGGCGGAAGCGGAGGAGGATTTCGCTTCGGCGATGGATGCCCTCGGTGTCGCCAGGTTTTCCGATGGGGAGGATCGGTCTCATCCCCCGGTCGACCTCGGGGAGGACCCGCCGACCGTTCCGAAATCACCCGCATCGGACGAGGACGAGTTTCTCGCCGCCCTCGGACAACTCGATGTGTGCTTTGTTGATGAACTGCCGGAGGAAGAAGAATCGACTGCTGCTCCCCGGCGCATGAAGCAGCTGCAGCGCGGCCGGTTGCGTGTCGAGCGGGATCTCGATCTGCACGGCCTGAGCCGCGCCCGGGCGGAAGAAGTATTCCGCCACTTTCTTGTCGATGCCCGCTACCAGGGGTGGACCACGGTGCGGGTGATCACCGGCCGCGGCCTGCATTCGCCCGACGGACCGGTGCTGCGCGACGCCATCGAGCAGCTGCTGAAGCGGGAGTCCTTCACGGAGGTCGTCGAGTGGGGGCGGGCGCCCCGCAACCTGGGAGGCCAGGGGGCGCTGATCCTCTTCTTGCGCACCACCCCCCGGGACTGA
- a CDS encoding ABC transporter substrate-binding protein, with product MKRGFFFAIIVSVLCISINVSATGANNPARLFLVASYDCDNVCGAPQETGALNELRDNDWIEGENLIVGRFYMQTKSRYTSPDEIHQRGLAALEKIRQFNPDIVLTFDDNAFREVGLALAGGPVPVVFSGLNGQPEDYNRIRRFMTSRQHPEGNITGVYEKLYLEHSLEVLAAAFPELRGGKVVGITDDSPTGKALSKQFRIELGQTRQIAGLQWEERRVKTFGEYQKLIRQLNENPEVVAIYPVAVRLPTADGTIRTARQIFPWTIAHSTKPELALNYYFSKLGLFGGAAVDFRKMGAVAGRQVGWILEGRHAGDLAIVDAPDYAIVFNLTRAEELGLQIPMPLLTAADHIYR from the coding sequence ATGAAACGGGGTTTCTTTTTTGCGATTATCGTGTCTGTTCTCTGTATTTCCATCAATGTCTCGGCAACCGGAGCCAACAACCCCGCACGCCTCTTTCTGGTGGCAAGCTACGACTGTGACAACGTCTGCGGCGCTCCCCAGGAAACCGGGGCACTGAATGAGCTTCGCGACAACGACTGGATTGAAGGTGAGAACCTGATCGTCGGCCGATTCTACATGCAGACCAAAAGCCGCTACACATCCCCGGATGAAATTCATCAAAGAGGCCTGGCGGCCCTTGAGAAAATTCGTCAATTCAATCCCGATATCGTTCTCACGTTCGATGACAATGCGTTCCGGGAAGTCGGCCTGGCCCTGGCCGGTGGCCCGGTCCCCGTGGTCTTTTCCGGACTGAACGGCCAACCGGAAGATTACAACCGGATACGTCGTTTCATGACGTCACGCCAGCATCCGGAAGGCAATATCACCGGCGTTTATGAAAAATTGTATCTCGAACACTCCCTTGAAGTCCTGGCGGCGGCCTTTCCGGAGCTGCGGGGCGGCAAGGTGGTCGGCATCACGGATGATTCTCCCACCGGGAAAGCACTCAGCAAACAATTCCGGATAGAACTCGGTCAAACTCGTCAAATTGCCGGCCTGCAATGGGAAGAACGCCGGGTAAAAACCTTCGGTGAGTACCAGAAACTGATCCGGCAACTCAACGAGAATCCTGAAGTGGTCGCCATCTATCCGGTTGCCGTGCGGCTTCCCACCGCCGACGGAACCATCCGCACCGCCAGACAGATTTTTCCCTGGACCATCGCCCACAGCACCAAGCCGGAGTTGGCGCTCAATTACTACTTCTCCAAACTCGGCCTGTTCGGTGGAGCTGCTGTTGATTTTCGCAAAATGGGTGCCGTTGCCGGACGCCAGGTCGGTTGGATTCTGGAAGGACGCCACGCAGGTGACCTGGCCATTGTGGATGCCCCGGATTACGCTATCGTCTTCAACCTCACCCGCGCCGAAGAATTGGGGCTGCAGATACCGATGCCGCTACTGACCGCTGCTGACCATATCTACCGTTAA
- the fabI gene encoding enoyl-ACP reductase FabI gives MGLMAGKRGVIFGVANDKSIAWGVARQLHEAGAEIAFTYLNEALERRVRPLAESLGSEIILPCDVASDEDIAAVFTELEKRWGQIDFVVHAVAFANREDLKNPFSQTSRDGFHLALDISAYSLIPMTRYAIPLMKEGGSVVTMTYLGAVMAVPEYNVMGVAKAALESSVRYLATELGEKNIRVNAVSAGPIKTLAASGVGNFKQKLHVMEERSPLQRLITQDEVGKATLYLLSDLASGVTGEIHYVDGGFNISAR, from the coding sequence ATGGGATTGATGGCCGGCAAGCGCGGCGTCATTTTCGGCGTGGCCAACGACAAAAGTATTGCCTGGGGGGTTGCCCGGCAACTGCACGAGGCGGGAGCCGAGATCGCCTTTACTTATCTCAACGAGGCGCTGGAAAGGCGGGTCCGTCCGCTGGCCGAAAGCCTCGGTTCGGAGATCATTCTGCCCTGCGACGTTGCTTCGGATGAGGATATCGCCGCGGTTTTCACAGAACTGGAAAAACGCTGGGGGCAGATCGATTTCGTGGTCCACGCGGTCGCCTTCGCCAATCGCGAGGATCTGAAGAATCCCTTCTCCCAGACCAGTCGCGACGGTTTCCACCTGGCCCTTGACATCAGCGCCTACTCGCTGATCCCGATGACCCGCTATGCCATCCCGTTGATGAAAGAAGGGGGCAGCGTGGTCACCATGACCTATCTCGGCGCGGTTATGGCGGTTCCCGAATACAATGTCATGGGAGTGGCCAAGGCGGCTCTCGAATCGTCGGTTCGTTACCTGGCCACCGAACTGGGAGAGAAGAATATTCGCGTCAACGCCGTTTCCGCGGGACCGATCAAGACCCTGGCGGCTTCCGGCGTCGGCAATTTCAAGCAGAAACTGCATGTCATGGAGGAACGCTCGCCGCTGCAGCGCCTGATCACCCAGGATGAAGTCGGCAAGGCGACCCTCTACCTGCTGTCTGATCTCGCCAGCGGTGTCACCGGCGAAATCCATTATGTCGATGGCGGCTTCAATATCTCCGCCCGCTGA
- a CDS encoding manganese efflux pump MntP family protein, with protein sequence MDLITLFGLALALAMDAFAVALASSLSLPKLTGRHLFRLGWHFGLFQALMPVIGWLAGRLVQQWIVEVDHWIAFGLLTFIGGRMLWEALHHDGEEVRGDPTRGWTMVMLSVATSIDALAVGLTLAMLGVSIWFPALIIGLVAGILTVAGMLLGRRLGGRWGQPVEIIGGLVLIGIGLKILFEHLAG encoded by the coding sequence ATGGACCTGATCACTCTCTTCGGCCTCGCCCTGGCGCTGGCAATGGACGCCTTCGCCGTGGCACTGGCCAGCTCATTAAGCCTGCCCAAGCTGACCGGCCGGCATCTGTTCCGTCTCGGCTGGCATTTCGGCCTGTTCCAGGCGCTGATGCCGGTCATCGGCTGGCTGGCGGGACGGTTGGTACAGCAGTGGATCGTCGAGGTCGATCACTGGATCGCCTTCGGCCTGCTCACGTTCATCGGCGGACGCATGCTGTGGGAAGCCCTGCACCATGACGGGGAGGAGGTCCGCGGCGACCCGACCCGCGGCTGGACGATGGTGATGCTGTCGGTCGCCACCAGCATCGATGCCCTGGCGGTCGGCCTGACCCTGGCGATGCTCGGTGTCTCGATCTGGTTCCCGGCCCTGATCATCGGCCTGGTGGCCGGCATCCTGACCGTGGCCGGCATGCTCCTCGGCCGGCGCCTCGGCGGCCGCTGGGGGCAACCGGTGGAAATCATCGGCGGCCTGGTGCTGATCGGCATCGGCCTGAAGATTCTCTTCGAGCACCTGGCCGGCTGA
- a CDS encoding DsbC family protein: MNLLLTLLCLLFLTSPAAAFMAEGGGCGAGECSDCHSLDIPEATRLLEGGVDKVVKVEFAEMPGVWLVEVERNGQTFPLYLDFSKKYLIAGNIIRLKDKTNITAAAQEKERPKVDVSRIPLDDALLLGNPMAATRVIVFTDPRCPYCKRLHGELKKVVKLDPNIAFLIKFFPLKMHPDAYGLAKTLICKKDISLLDKVFAGEEIPSAECEAAAAVDANLKLVKELGINSTPTMILPDGTVSSGAKPAAVLLKMLGSKVTAEQD; this comes from the coding sequence ATGAACCTACTGCTGACATTGCTGTGCCTGTTGTTTCTGACATCTCCGGCCGCGGCGTTCATGGCCGAGGGAGGGGGCTGTGGTGCCGGTGAGTGCAGTGACTGCCACAGCCTCGATATCCCCGAAGCGACCAGGCTGCTGGAAGGCGGGGTCGATAAGGTGGTCAAGGTCGAATTCGCCGAGATGCCGGGTGTCTGGCTGGTGGAAGTGGAGAGGAACGGGCAGACCTTTCCGCTCTATCTCGACTTTTCAAAAAAATACCTGATCGCCGGCAATATCATCCGCCTGAAGGACAAGACCAACATTACCGCGGCGGCCCAGGAAAAAGAGCGGCCCAAGGTCGATGTCAGCCGGATACCGCTGGATGATGCCCTGCTGCTCGGCAACCCGATGGCGGCCACCCGGGTGATCGTCTTTACCGATCCGCGTTGTCCCTACTGCAAGCGGTTGCACGGCGAATTGAAAAAGGTCGTCAAGCTCGATCCGAATATCGCCTTCCTGATCAAGTTCTTCCCCCTGAAGATGCATCCCGATGCCTACGGACTGGCCAAGACCCTGATCTGCAAGAAGGATATCTCCCTGCTCGACAAGGTTTTTGCCGGGGAAGAAATCCCGTCGGCCGAGTGTGAAGCCGCAGCGGCCGTCGATGCCAATCTGAAACTGGTGAAGGAACTCGGTATCAACTCCACTCCGACCATGATCCTGCCCGACGGGACTGTCAGTTCGGGAGCAAAACCGGCGGCGGTTCTGTTGAAGATGCTGGGTTCGAAGGTGACCGCGGAGCAGGATTGA
- a CDS encoding LysM peptidoglycan-binding domain-containing protein, with product MVVRILFISSLILLGGCGVRLSAPSPEVKAAAVGGAGGAPAEARQTCDISSLEAARDRMSLLPGDFVLADRALLESEEPSSTLDLETLADTLLLTGFDQHPPEDEGLTTPASGKLFDFPVVENAKVKYFIDYYTHAGRKGFVRWLARSGRYLPRMRAIFAEQGLPRDLAYLAMVESGFNERAYSWANAVGPWQFIEKTGRHYGLKTDWWRDERRDFEKSTYAAARFLADLHDRFDGNWYLAVAAYNAGGGKISRAVRKYKSTDFWDISRGNFLQPETRNYVPKLLAVLLISKQPGKYGFDTVELQQPLVYDEVALPSATDLEVIAKLAGSDYRTIKQLNPELKRWSTPPGERGYVVRLPKGSYRRFVDAYAALDPADRVKYLRHRVKPGDTLLSLSKRHHVRVNDIIALNAIRNPRALKIGSDLILPLKKGYTRRPLDELRDDYVRSYRRSYKVRNGDSLWSIAKKFNVTQKQLRVWNRLGWSNLIHPGQTLVVSSKGAGGKRLKKHRGPLKRIVYRVRAGDSLWTIGRRYDVPTRQILAWNNLAADHILHPGDKLTLLVPAG from the coding sequence ATGGTGGTTCGCATTCTTTTTATTTCTTCTCTGATCCTTCTCGGCGGTTGCGGCGTCCGGCTTTCCGCTCCGTCTCCGGAGGTGAAGGCCGCTGCTGTCGGGGGGGCCGGGGGAGCGCCGGCAGAGGCGCGTCAAACCTGTGACATCTCGTCACTGGAAGCGGCGCGGGACAGAATGTCGCTGCTGCCCGGCGATTTTGTCCTCGCCGACCGGGCCTTGCTGGAGAGCGAAGAACCGTCGTCCACGCTTGACCTCGAAACCCTGGCCGATACCCTGCTGCTCACCGGGTTTGATCAGCATCCCCCGGAAGATGAGGGTTTGACCACCCCCGCGTCGGGTAAACTGTTTGATTTCCCGGTGGTGGAAAACGCTAAAGTCAAATATTTCATCGATTATTACACTCACGCCGGCCGCAAGGGTTTTGTCCGTTGGCTCGCCCGCTCGGGGCGTTACCTGCCGAGGATGCGTGCCATTTTTGCCGAGCAGGGCCTGCCGCGCGATCTCGCCTACCTGGCGATGGTCGAGTCCGGCTTCAATGAAAGAGCCTACAGTTGGGCCAATGCCGTCGGGCCCTGGCAGTTTATCGAGAAAACCGGCCGTCACTACGGCCTCAAAACCGACTGGTGGCGGGATGAACGGCGCGATTTTGAAAAATCGACTTACGCCGCCGCCCGTTTCCTTGCCGACCTGCACGACCGTTTTGACGGCAACTGGTACCTGGCGGTTGCCGCCTACAATGCCGGCGGCGGAAAGATCAGTCGTGCCGTCAGGAAATACAAGAGCACTGACTTCTGGGATATTTCGCGCGGGAATTTTCTCCAGCCGGAAACCCGCAACTATGTGCCGAAGCTGCTGGCGGTGTTGCTGATCAGCAAACAGCCCGGCAAATACGGTTTCGATACGGTTGAATTGCAGCAACCGCTGGTTTACGACGAAGTGGCTCTGCCGTCAGCCACCGACCTGGAGGTCATCGCCAAACTGGCCGGCAGCGACTACCGGACCATTAAACAACTCAATCCGGAACTGAAACGCTGGTCAACGCCTCCCGGTGAACGCGGCTACGTGGTCCGCCTGCCGAAGGGGAGCTACCGGCGATTTGTCGACGCCTATGCCGCCCTCGACCCGGCCGACCGGGTCAAGTATCTGCGCCACCGCGTCAAGCCGGGCGACACCCTGCTCAGCCTCTCCAAGCGTCATCATGTCCGGGTCAACGACATCATCGCCCTCAACGCGATCCGCAACCCGCGCGCCCTCAAGATCGGCAGTGATCTGATTCTGCCGCTCAAGAAGGGTTACACCCGTCGTCCGCTGGATGAACTGCGCGATGATTACGTGCGTTCCTACCGCCGTTCCTACAAGGTGCGTAACGGCGACAGCCTGTGGAGCATCGCGAAGAAATTCAACGTCACCCAGAAACAGCTGCGGGTCTGGAACCGGCTCGGTTGGAGCAACCTGATTCACCCCGGACAGACTCTGGTGGTCTCCAGCAAGGGGGCCGGCGGGAAACGTCTGAAGAAGCACCGGGGGCCGCTGAAGCGGATCGTCTATCGGGTACGTGCCGGAGATTCCCTGTGGACCATCGGTCGCCGCTACGATGTGCCGACACGTCAGATCCTCGCCTGGAACAATCTTGCCGCCGACCATATTCTCCATCCGGGGGACAAGTTGACCCTGCTGGTTCCCGCCGGCTGA